In one Corallococcus sp. EGB genomic region, the following are encoded:
- a CDS encoding CAP domain-containing protein — protein sequence MRGMLLGLLLASMAASAEPPSAAVASLAVPNSASPDLPPSTPEETPQSQEARARLHVLREFERVGRRAPTNDKALEVAARRLAREALTQFTTGAPDLLTLTEAVSDSGAADPSPKVLVIRAWVHSHAIETFLARQDFNGERVSHFGVGVAFLGERAALVLLTVDRKAEVLPFPRAIAKAGTEKRVCGRLVPPLRSPQVFVTRPDGEVESVALSRAPSGTNGFCAGVTFATPGGYTVEVVGQADAGPEVTSLFLVQVGTRAARGAQEAQREPTTLAEARTALYERINTLRRAHQLPELSPDPTLEDVALRYSARMATEGFFAHIAPDGSTLTRRLPEGTRYVRAGENLGLAAGPLAAHFGIEHSPGHRKNLMDPAFRFMGVGVVFQKVDGREEAVVTEVFTAASPGAALPADPVSDVYEALSRHRATLKLPPLVRSEALERLARDHARRALAQDEPGAGGDDASPLHERVFSALPDAGTASVDFFVVGDPSAVPESRSLATAANTRVGVGLVRGNSKRFGQGQYWVAVIYAAVP from the coding sequence ATGAGGGGCATGCTCCTGGGCCTGCTGCTCGCGAGCATGGCCGCATCCGCCGAGCCCCCCTCCGCCGCGGTGGCCTCCCTCGCCGTCCCCAACTCCGCGAGCCCGGACCTGCCGCCCTCCACCCCGGAGGAGACGCCCCAGTCGCAGGAGGCCCGGGCCCGGCTGCACGTGCTGCGCGAGTTCGAACGCGTGGGCCGCCGCGCGCCCACGAACGACAAGGCGCTGGAGGTCGCGGCCCGGAGGCTCGCGCGCGAGGCCCTGACCCAGTTCACCACCGGCGCCCCGGACCTGCTGACGTTGACGGAGGCGGTCAGCGACTCGGGCGCCGCGGATCCATCCCCCAAGGTGCTGGTCATCCGCGCCTGGGTGCACTCGCACGCCATCGAGACCTTCCTCGCCCGCCAGGACTTCAACGGCGAGCGCGTGAGCCACTTCGGCGTGGGCGTGGCCTTCCTGGGCGAGCGCGCCGCGCTGGTGCTGCTCACCGTGGACCGCAAGGCGGAGGTGCTCCCCTTCCCCCGCGCCATCGCCAAGGCCGGGACGGAGAAGCGCGTGTGCGGCCGGCTCGTGCCGCCGCTGCGCAGCCCGCAGGTCTTCGTCACCCGGCCGGACGGAGAGGTGGAGAGCGTGGCCCTGAGCCGCGCGCCCTCGGGCACCAACGGCTTCTGCGCGGGGGTGACCTTCGCGACGCCCGGCGGCTACACCGTGGAGGTGGTGGGCCAGGCCGATGCCGGGCCAGAGGTGACGTCGCTGTTCCTCGTGCAGGTGGGTACCCGCGCCGCGCGCGGTGCACAGGAAGCCCAGCGCGAGCCCACCACGCTGGCCGAGGCGCGCACCGCCCTCTACGAGCGCATCAACACCCTGCGCCGCGCGCACCAGCTGCCGGAGCTTTCACCGGATCCGACGCTGGAGGACGTGGCGCTGCGCTACAGCGCTCGGATGGCGACGGAGGGCTTCTTCGCGCACATCGCGCCAGACGGCTCCACCCTCACCCGCCGCCTGCCGGAGGGCACGCGCTACGTGCGCGCCGGAGAGAACCTGGGGCTGGCGGCGGGCCCGCTCGCGGCGCACTTCGGCATCGAGCACAGCCCCGGCCACCGCAAGAACCTGATGGACCCCGCCTTCCGCTTCATGGGCGTGGGAGTGGTGTTCCAGAAGGTGGACGGCCGGGAAGAGGCCGTCGTCACGGAGGTCTTCACGGCGGCGTCGCCTGGCGCGGCGCTCCCCGCGGACCCGGTGTCTGACGTCTACGAGGCCCTGTCCCGGCACCGCGCCACCCTCAAGCTGCCGCCCTTGGTGCGCAGCGAGGCGCTGGAGCGGCTGGCACGCGACCATGCCCGCCGCGCGCTGGCGCAGGACGAGCCGGGCGCCGGAGGCGACGATGCGTCCCCCCTGCACGAGCGGGTGTTCTCCGCGCTGCCGGACGCGGGCACCGCGTCGGTGGACTTCTTCGTCGTGGGAGACCCGAGCGCCGTGCCCGAGTCACGCAGCCTGGCCACCGCCGCCAACACCCGGGTGGGCGTGGGGCTGGTGCGGGGCAACTCCAAGCGCTTTGGCCAGGGCCAGTACTGGGTGGCCGTCATCTACGCCGCGGTGCCCTGA
- a CDS encoding DciA family protein: MARSEPKTLESLMPRVLARLAGESGRASSLMPLWTAAVGENIARHSHPHQLEGATLIISVESAEWAQVLSRQADSLRERLNEKLGPGKVTTLLFQLESR, from the coding sequence ATGGCGCGCAGTGAACCGAAGACCTTGGAGAGCCTGATGCCGCGGGTGCTGGCGCGCCTGGCGGGAGAGTCCGGCCGCGCGTCGTCGCTCATGCCCCTCTGGACCGCCGCGGTGGGAGAGAACATCGCGCGCCACAGCCACCCGCACCAACTGGAAGGCGCCACGCTGATCATCTCCGTGGAGAGCGCCGAGTGGGCCCAGGTCCTCTCCCGTCAGGCCGACTCGCTGCGGGAGCGGCTCAACGAGAAGCTGGGCCCCGGCAAGGTGACGACGCTCCTCTTCCAACTGGAGTCGCGATGA
- a CDS encoding carboxypeptidase regulatory-like domain-containing protein: MRSIPHPVRIPGVVLACLLACAVGCGMSELDVPFIHGGRTDDACTVDQDCKDPSLFFCNTALSRCEPACRTDLDCSAERRGELNAISACESQPLGCRCDASRCVPALCRYDTECSGGRVCRSGSCVTPAPSDTARSCRVVPERVVAPVGTPLRFEGWVTATDGAPFVLPGGFSWSAVSPRVKGGGVGPSATFTLESAGAEAELVEARAGLVACRATITVLPPHTAQGQLRVVVTDALTGYPVEGASVVMADALGGTTAREATDAQGVAVLAARSDSTVSVFHPDFGYLTVANYDLSGSRDLRLPLRRNPADRVGGIRVGFTRSAPVGTGGALSLGLAGLSVPGLLSEAAPSQVQGPDRTVDLTLGGATRQFQLPINVWVNGLGATAPVAVDVPGIAGVCDPALKDVADPDAAMRAGGCGTRTAWALTAQVPSGELPAGMMDPGTDPLLLLARALPPSGRFFSSIERDVQFVLRSPEPGEPESPAPPTSLDFRQVPLAFPFVVRVPPLPRFRDGYLGRALVVGSVTAPGRGMVPLGLGAAVNINPADPNTDTQPGMTAPGLVRVRMAPAHHGLEGRPYRLTVVASSGAFGGEEPVGRATSAVMSPLDAPLFDPEGVSPRTLGDVFLAIPEGAHYNPDASLWHGLLPREWRMDASVPGATLVRATFTNAAGRRWTVWVDGRRTVTGVRLPMPPSGMEDRTFQGDTEGSRASLSVEALAVATPEGKALSLSALAESGGLAPEPLMETVHAVSTLNYGRPQLTWLQPGEGAPLARGATVRVRVDGFQVGTDASHGDEGGVLLTVRDGGPGCDGALVRGDVATRSGEVALPLPAACSGPEVTLVASLVDGAGLPLRPAVSVARTVRVP; encoded by the coding sequence ATGCGTTCCATCCCCCATCCGGTCCGGATTCCCGGCGTCGTGCTCGCATGCCTGCTGGCGTGCGCCGTGGGCTGCGGGATGTCCGAGTTGGATGTGCCGTTCATCCACGGCGGAAGGACGGACGACGCCTGCACGGTGGATCAGGACTGCAAGGATCCATCGCTCTTCTTCTGCAACACCGCCCTCTCGCGCTGTGAGCCCGCGTGCCGGACGGACCTCGACTGCTCGGCGGAGCGCCGCGGGGAGCTGAACGCCATCTCCGCGTGCGAGTCCCAGCCGCTGGGCTGCCGCTGTGACGCCAGCCGCTGCGTCCCCGCGCTCTGCAGGTATGACACGGAGTGCTCCGGCGGCAGGGTGTGCCGCAGCGGGTCCTGCGTGACGCCCGCACCGAGCGATACGGCCAGGTCCTGCCGCGTGGTGCCCGAGCGTGTCGTCGCGCCCGTGGGCACCCCCCTGCGCTTCGAGGGCTGGGTGACCGCCACCGACGGCGCCCCCTTCGTCCTGCCAGGAGGGTTCAGCTGGTCCGCCGTGTCGCCGCGCGTGAAGGGAGGCGGCGTCGGTCCCAGCGCCACCTTCACGCTGGAGTCGGCGGGCGCGGAGGCGGAGCTGGTGGAGGCCCGGGCCGGCCTCGTCGCATGCCGCGCGACCATCACCGTGCTGCCCCCGCACACGGCCCAGGGACAGCTCCGCGTGGTGGTGACGGACGCGCTCACGGGCTACCCCGTCGAGGGGGCCTCCGTGGTGATGGCGGACGCGCTGGGCGGCACGACGGCGCGCGAGGCGACGGACGCGCAGGGCGTGGCGGTGCTCGCGGCCCGGAGCGACTCGACGGTGTCCGTCTTCCACCCGGACTTCGGCTACCTCACCGTGGCGAACTACGACCTGAGCGGCTCTCGCGACCTGCGCCTGCCGCTGCGCCGCAACCCGGCGGACCGCGTGGGAGGGATTCGCGTCGGCTTCACGCGCTCGGCGCCCGTGGGGACGGGCGGCGCGCTGTCGCTGGGATTGGCGGGGCTCTCCGTGCCGGGGCTCCTGTCGGAGGCCGCGCCCTCCCAGGTGCAGGGGCCTGACCGGACCGTGGACCTCACCCTGGGGGGCGCCACGCGCCAGTTCCAGCTGCCCATCAATGTCTGGGTGAACGGGCTGGGCGCCACCGCGCCGGTAGCCGTGGATGTGCCGGGCATCGCCGGGGTGTGTGACCCGGCGCTCAAGGACGTGGCGGATCCGGACGCGGCCATGCGCGCGGGCGGCTGTGGCACTCGCACGGCCTGGGCCCTCACCGCGCAGGTGCCGTCTGGCGAGCTTCCGGCGGGGATGATGGATCCGGGCACGGATCCGCTGCTGCTCCTGGCGCGCGCGCTGCCTCCGTCGGGACGGTTCTTCTCCTCCATCGAGCGCGACGTGCAGTTCGTCCTCCGCTCGCCGGAACCGGGGGAGCCGGAGTCCCCGGCGCCGCCCACGTCGTTGGACTTCCGGCAGGTGCCCCTGGCCTTCCCCTTCGTCGTGCGCGTCCCGCCACTGCCGCGCTTCCGCGACGGCTACCTGGGACGAGCGCTGGTGGTGGGTTCGGTGACCGCGCCCGGACGGGGCATGGTCCCGCTGGGCCTGGGCGCCGCCGTCAACATCAACCCGGCGGATCCGAACACGGACACGCAGCCGGGAATGACGGCGCCGGGCCTCGTGCGCGTGCGCATGGCGCCGGCCCATCACGGCCTGGAGGGACGTCCCTACCGGCTGACCGTCGTCGCGTCGTCGGGGGCGTTCGGCGGCGAGGAGCCGGTGGGCCGGGCCACCAGCGCGGTGATGTCCCCCCTGGATGCGCCCCTCTTCGATCCGGAGGGCGTGAGTCCGCGGACGCTGGGCGACGTGTTCCTCGCCATCCCGGAGGGGGCCCACTACAACCCGGACGCGTCGCTGTGGCACGGACTGCTGCCGCGCGAGTGGCGCATGGATGCCTCCGTGCCGGGCGCGACGCTCGTGCGCGCGACCTTCACCAACGCGGCGGGCCGGCGCTGGACGGTGTGGGTGGATGGCCGCCGCACCGTCACCGGCGTGCGCCTGCCCATGCCGCCCTCCGGCATGGAGGACCGCACGTTCCAGGGCGACACGGAGGGCTCTCGCGCGTCGCTGTCGGTGGAGGCGCTGGCCGTGGCCACGCCCGAGGGCAAGGCGCTCAGCCTCTCCGCACTGGCGGAGTCCGGAGGCCTGGCGCCCGAGCCGCTCATGGAGACGGTGCACGCCGTGTCCACGCTGAACTACGGCCGGCCCCAGCTGACCTGGTTGCAGCCGGGTGAGGGCGCGCCGCTGGCCCGGGGCGCCACCGTGCGCGTGCGGGTGGATGGCTTCCAGGTGGGCACGGACGCCTCCCATGGGGACGAGGGCGGGGTGCTGCTCACCGTGCGCGACGGCGGCCCGGGCTGCGACGGCGCGCTCGTGCGCGGCGACGTGGCCACCCGGTCGGGCGAGGTGGCGCTCCCGCTGCCCGCCGCCTGCTCCGGGCCGGAGGTGACGCTGGTGGCGTCGCTGGTGGACGGGGCCGGGTTGCCGCTGAGGCCCGCGGTCAGCGTCGCTCGCACGGTGCGCGTGCCCTGA
- a CDS encoding GGDEF domain-containing protein, translating into MGQKETVVTVISKISERPVNLDAALVVIYGLDLGRKYDLSREETLIGRSSKADIQIDQEAVSRNHARITNTTKGVRIEDLGSTNGTFVNDDVASTVRSLQNGDLVKIGRTIFKFIAGGNIEAAYHDEIYRLTTMDGLTQIYNRRYFDEQVDREISRSRRYERVLSLVMFDLDHFKEVNDTYGHLAGDSVLKQLASTVRTRIRREDVFARYGGEEFALLLPEINLAGARQLAEKVRKLVERQRFEFDKQVIPVTLSVGVATLEPHHREPAELVRAADERLFEAKSQGRNRVCG; encoded by the coding sequence ATGGGCCAGAAGGAGACGGTCGTCACCGTCATCTCGAAGATCTCCGAGCGCCCCGTCAACCTGGACGCGGCGCTGGTGGTCATCTACGGCCTGGACCTGGGGCGCAAGTACGACCTGTCGCGTGAGGAGACGCTGATCGGCCGGTCGTCCAAGGCGGACATCCAGATTGATCAGGAGGCGGTGAGCCGCAACCACGCGCGCATCACCAACACCACCAAGGGCGTGCGCATCGAGGACCTGGGGTCCACCAACGGCACGTTCGTCAACGACGACGTCGCGTCCACGGTGCGGTCGCTGCAGAACGGCGACCTGGTGAAGATTGGCCGCACCATCTTCAAGTTCATCGCGGGCGGCAACATCGAGGCGGCGTACCACGACGAGATCTACCGGCTGACCACGATGGACGGCCTCACGCAGATCTACAACCGCCGCTACTTCGACGAGCAGGTGGACCGGGAGATCTCCCGCAGCCGCCGCTACGAGCGCGTGCTGTCGCTGGTGATGTTCGACCTGGATCACTTCAAGGAAGTGAACGACACCTACGGGCACCTGGCGGGGGACTCGGTGCTCAAGCAGCTGGCGTCCACCGTGCGCACGCGCATCCGCCGCGAGGACGTCTTCGCCCGCTATGGCGGTGAGGAGTTCGCGCTGCTCTTGCCGGAGATCAACCTGGCTGGCGCGCGTCAGCTCGCGGAGAAGGTGCGCAAGCTGGTGGAGCGGCAGCGCTTCGAGTTCGACAAGCAGGTCATCCCCGTCACGCTGTCCGTGGGCGTGGCCACGCTGGAGCCGCACCACCGCGAGCCCGCGGAGCTGGTGCGCGCCGCGGACGAGCGCCTCTTCGAGGCGAAGAGCCAGGGGCGCAACCGCGTCTGCGGCTGA